The DNA sequence GCCGACTACGGCTGCCCCTTCCCGGTGCGCTTCATGAAAAGGGTGAAGCATGCCCAGAAGAGGGCGACGGCGCCGATGACCACCCATAGCCGGTGTCGTCCCGTGGCGATCGCCAGGGTCGAGAAGAGGACGACGAATACCAGGGTGAGGATGTTCGTGATCCTGGTGTAGAAGCGGATCCCCGCTTGCTGTTCCCTCGTCCAACCTGGACGGCCCATATCCATTCACCTTCCGAGTAGCGGACAGACATGCTGGGGTGGCACCGTTGCCGGTTCCACCCCAGCGGGTCAAGTGTCAGCCGAGGCCCCATTCGACGAGACCGGAGGCGGCTTCACCAGCCGCCCAGGAACCGGCGAAGCAGACTGCCTGACCGCCCACGGCCGAGGCGCCGCCGGTCGCCGGAGGCGTACAGGTACGGATTGGTCTCCAGGCCGGACGGGTCGGGCTGGGTGAAGCGGCCCGTGCGGGGGTCCAGGTACCGGGCTTCGTTGTGGTAGAGGCCTGTCGGGTCCTGGTAGCCGCCCGCGAAGCGGTGGGGCTGGGGATTTCTTCTCGGTCATGGCGCGGGTGACGCCGCGCGGGCTGTAGTCGTAGGCGTTGACCTTTTCGCCCTGGTCGTCGACGACGGCCCGCGTGGTGCCGATGGCGTCCGTGAGGTAGTAGTACGTGCTCTTCGTCCGTGCGGGAGCCTCGGTGCGGAAGGAGTTGAGGTTTCCGCTGGGCTCGCGGGTGAGGTTCATGTCCACCCCGCCCGTGGTCTGCGCGGAGAGGCCGACGGGGCCGTTGTGGAAGGTGGTGTCACCGAACTGGGTACGTTCGGACTGGTCGGTGGAGGCGTACCGCCCTTGGAACTCCCGGCCGCCCTGGGTGAGGGAGGTGAGCTGGGAGGCGTCGTTGTAGGTGTAGGCGTCGTCGCCGAAAGTGGTTGCCTACCTCGCGAGTTCGGCCAGATCGTCCAGGCGTGTCAGCTTTCGTGGGTTGCGGACCACATAGATCCGGGTGACTCGGCCGTGCTCGACCGTGAGGCTCACCGCTGCCGGTTCGCCGTCGAAGGTCACGCGGCCCGCGGGGGAGCCGTTGAGCCACACCGGCCTCGTGTCGAGCGCGGTCGCCGACAGATGGGCGCGGGCGAGGATGGTGCCCACCGTGCCGGCCCCGTGGATCGGGGCGAGCGCGGCGCTGACCAGGCCGCCGCCGTCGGCGATCATGACGACGTCCGGGGCCATGACCTCCATCAGCTCCTGGAGGTGCCCGGTGCGCAGGGCGGCCAGGAAGCGGTCCACCACGGCCTGCTGCTCCGACCGGCTCACCTGGACGCGCGGGCGCCGCGCCGCCACGTGGTCGCGGGCCCGCCGCGCGATCTGCCGTACCGCGGCCGCGGACTTCCCGACGGCCTCGGCGATCTCGCCGTACGGCACCTCGAAGACCTCGCGGAGCACGAAGACCGCGCGCTCGGTGGGCGCGAGCGTCTCCAGGACGGTCAGCATCGCGATCGAGACGCTGTCGGCGAGCTCGACGTCCTCGGCCACATCGGGGCTCGTGAGGAGCGGCTCCGGCAGCCACTCGCCCACGTAGTCCTCGCGGCTGCGCGACAGAGTGCGCAGCCGGTTGAGGGCCTGGCGCGTGACGAGCCGGACGAGGTACGCCCGTGGGTCACGCACCTGTGCACGGTCGACGTCGGCCCACCGCAGCCAGGACTCCTGCAAGACGTCCTCGCTGTCGGCCGCCGAGCCGAGCATCTCGTAGACGACGGTGAACAGCAGGCTGCGGTGGGTGACGAAAGGGTCCTCGGTCATGAGGCGGACGCTACGCCGGAGCTCTCCGGGCGCGTCGCCAGGGGGATCTCGCAGGCGGACGAGAAGCCCTGCGACGAGACCCCGCTCGCCACGTTGGTCCGGGTCGCCAGGTTGATGAAGGCGACGAACGCGGTGAGTTCGACCATCGCCGCCGGTCCGAGCCGTTCGAGGAGGCTCGCGTAGAGCGCGTCCGTGACGGTGGGCGGCGTGGCCGTCATGGCCTCGGCGTACTCCATGACGTCCCGCTCGAGGGGTGTGAACACCTCCGACTCGCGCCAGCGCGGCACCTGGCTCGCCTTGGTCAGGTCCAGCTCGGCGTTCCGCGCCTGGAAGTAGCCGACGTCGAGGCACCAGCCGCAGCCGACCTGCGCCGCGACGGCCATGTGCGCGAACGACTTGAGGCTCTCGTCGGCCGCGTCCCACGCGCCCACCTTGGCGCCGAACTCCAGGTTGTCCTGGGCGACCTGAGGGCTGTGCCAGACGACCTCGACGTTCTCGGGCACGGCACCGAGCTGCTTGATCATGTCTTCCTTGAGCTGGGCGGGGAGCTCGGCCTTGTGGATGCGTAGCGCCATTGCGGTTCTCCTTGTACGAGTGCCTGATCGGCTGTTCGTCATGAAGACACCGCCGGGCTCGCGGATGTGACACCCCGCCTCAGGCCTCGGCCGCCACCTTCCGGGCCCAGCGGTAGTCCGCCTTGCCGCTCGGGGAGCGCTGGATGTGGTCCGTGAACACCGCGGAGCGCGGGATCTTGTAGCCGGCGAGACGGGTGCGGCAGTGGGCCTTGAGGGCCGGGAGGTCCAGGGGAGGGGCGTCGGGGCGGAGCTGGACGACGGCCGCGACGCGGGTGCCCCAGCGCTCGTCCGGGACCCCGGCGACCAGCGCGTCGTAGATGTCGGGATGGGATTTGAGGGCCTGCTCGACCTCTTCGGGGTAGACCTTCTCGCCGCCCGTGTTGATGCACTGCGAACCGCGGCCGAGGACCGTCACGATGCCCTCGGCGTCGACCGTGGCCATGTCGCCCAGGAGGACCCAGCGCTCGTCGCCGCGCCGGAAGAACGTCTCGGCGGTCTTCTCCGGGTCGTTGTAGTAGCCGAGCGGGACGTGGCCGCGCTGGGCGATGCGCCCCGGCTCGCCGACGGCCACCGGTTCGTGGGTGACCAGGTCCACCACCTGCGTACGGGAGTTGACCTGGATGCGGAAGCCGCGCTCCGGGCCCGAGTCGTCCGTGGCGGTGCCGTTGAAGCCGGACTCGGACGAGCCGAAGTTGTTGAGGAGCATGACGTTCGGCGCGAGCGCCCTGAACTGGGCGCGGACCGTGTCCGACATGATCGCGCCGGAGGAGGAGACGCTGAAGAGGGAGGACAGGTCCGTGCCCGCACAGGGGCCGTTCAGCGCGTCGATGAGCGGGCGCAGCATCGCGTCGCCCACCAGCGAGACGCTGGTGACCCGCTCGCGCTCGATGGTGCGCAGCACTTCTTCGGGGGCGAACTTGCGGTGGATGACCAGGCGCTGGCCGAAGTGGAAGCAGATGAAGGCGGTCAGCGTCGAGGTGCCGTGCATCAGCGGAGGCGTCGGGAAGAACGTGATGC is a window from the Streptomyces spectabilis genome containing:
- a CDS encoding RNA polymerase sigma-70 factor — encoded protein: MTEDPFVTHRSLLFTVVYEMLGSAADSEDVLQESWLRWADVDRAQVRDPRAYLVRLVTRQALNRLRTLSRSREDYVGEWLPEPLLTSPDVAEDVELADSVSIAMLTVLETLAPTERAVFVLREVFEVPYGEIAEAVGKSAAAVRQIARRARDHVAARRPRVQVSRSEQQAVVDRFLAALRTGHLQELMEVMAPDVVMIADGGGLVSAALAPIHGAGTVGTILARAHLSATALDTRPVWLNGSPAGRVTFDGEPAAVSLTVEHGRVTRIYVVRNPRKLTRLDDLAELAR
- a CDS encoding carboxymuconolactone decarboxylase family protein encodes the protein MALRIHKAELPAQLKEDMIKQLGAVPENVEVVWHSPQVAQDNLEFGAKVGAWDAADESLKSFAHMAVAAQVGCGWCLDVGYFQARNAELDLTKASQVPRWRESEVFTPLERDVMEYAEAMTATPPTVTDALYASLLERLGPAAMVELTAFVAFINLATRTNVASGVSSQGFSSACEIPLATRPESSGVASAS
- a CDS encoding acyl-CoA synthetase; this encodes MEYNLADLFESVVDAVPDREALVHLDHPGTGAERRLTYAELDAAANRVAHHLIDSGLKPGEHLGLHLYNGVEYLQTVLGCLKARLVPVNVNYRYVEEELAYLYRDADLAALVFDGEFTDRVAAALPRAPGLRHLIRVGEGAGAPHAVPFAEAAASGSPARGFSPRSADDLFIIYTGGTTGMPKGVMWRQEDLFFSGLGGGAPTGEPVTRPEEVAERVAAGGDGITFFPTPPLMHGTSTLTAFICFHFGQRLVIHRKFAPEEVLRTIERERVTSVSLVGDAMLRPLIDALNGPCAGTDLSSLFSVSSSGAIMSDTVRAQFRALAPNVMLLNNFGSSESGFNGTATDDSGPERGFRIQVNSRTQVVDLVTHEPVAVGEPGRIAQRGHVPLGYYNDPEKTAETFFRRGDERWVLLGDMATVDAEGIVTVLGRGSQCINTGGEKVYPEEVEQALKSHPDIYDALVAGVPDERWGTRVAAVVQLRPDAPPLDLPALKAHCRTRLAGYKIPRSAVFTDHIQRSPSGKADYRWARKVAAEA